Proteins encoded together in one Pseudoroseomonas cervicalis window:
- a CDS encoding undecaprenyl-diphosphate phosphatase has product MDFASLLSALLMGIVEGVTEFLPISSTGHLILLGEAIGFQGPPGKTFEISIQLGAILAVIWLFRATIWRIATGMWRIGSHEYYFALNLLLAFLPALVLGATLYKTVTELLYTPFVVALALILGGVVILAIERWRPAPQIHSVPEIGPLAALLIGFGQALAMIPGTSRSGATIISALLVGVDRRTAAEFSFLLAIPTMVAATVFSLWKNRSDLDFSGAGLIAVGFLTAFLVSLLVVRWLMSVISRIGFTPFAWYRIGLGLLIMAWLALR; this is encoded by the coding sequence ATGGATTTTGCCTCCCTCCTCTCCGCCCTGCTGATGGGCATCGTCGAAGGGGTGACGGAATTCCTCCCGATCTCCTCCACCGGGCACCTGATCCTGCTGGGGGAGGCCATCGGCTTCCAGGGCCCGCCGGGCAAGACCTTCGAGATCAGCATCCAGCTCGGCGCCATCCTGGCGGTGATCTGGCTGTTCCGGGCGACGATCTGGCGCATCGCCACCGGCATGTGGCGCATCGGCAGCCATGAATACTATTTCGCGCTGAACCTGCTGCTGGCCTTCCTGCCGGCGCTGGTGCTGGGCGCCACCCTCTACAAGACGGTCACCGAGCTGCTCTACACCCCCTTCGTGGTGGCGCTGGCGCTGATCCTGGGCGGCGTGGTGATCCTGGCGATCGAGCGCTGGCGGCCGGCGCCGCAGATCCATTCGGTGCCGGAGATCGGGCCGCTGGCGGCGCTGCTGATCGGCTTCGGCCAGGCGCTGGCGATGATCCCGGGCACCAGCCGCTCGGGCGCGACCATCATCAGCGCGCTGCTGGTGGGCGTCGACCGCCGCACCGCGGCCGAGTTCAGCTTCCTGCTGGCGATCCCGACCATGGTGGCCGCCACCGTGTTCAGCCTGTGGAAGAACCGCTCGGATCTCGACTTCTCCGGCGCCGGGCTGATCGCGGTCGGCTTCCTCACCGCCTTCCTGGTCTCGCTGCTGGTGGTGCGCTGGCTGATGAGCGTGATCAGCCGCATCGGCTTCACCCCCTTCGCCTGGTACCGCATCGGCCTCGGCCTGCTGATCATGGCCTGGCTGGCGCTGCGCTGA
- a CDS encoding HPr family phosphocarrier protein: MAGSGAGTGESAAAGAASNPLLLRSTLRITNSRGLHARAAAKLVSLAERFSACLTVSRDGQKVPACSIMGLMMLGAGKGSEVVVEAEGWDAREALDAVAGLIEAGFHED; this comes from the coding sequence ATGGCAGGCAGCGGGGCCGGCACCGGCGAATCGGCGGCCGCCGGGGCGGCGTCGAATCCGCTGCTGCTGCGCAGCACGCTGCGCATCACCAACAGCCGCGGCCTGCATGCGCGGGCGGCGGCCAAGCTGGTCTCGCTCGCCGAGCGATTTTCTGCCTGCCTCACCGTCTCGCGCGATGGTCAGAAGGTACCCGCCTGCTCCATCATGGGGCTGATGATGCTGGGTGCCGGCAAGGGCAGCGAGGTCGTGGTGGAAGCCGAAGGGTGGGATGCCAGGGAAGCGCTCGACGCGGTGGCCGGCCTGATCGAGGCCGGCTTCCATGAAGACTGA
- a CDS encoding GNAT family N-acetyltransferase — translation MSEAVAIRPAVAEDLPGMLALYRHLAPEDPAVAPAEATATWAALLRRASVFLAEAEGQPVASCTLVVVPSIMRGLRPYALIENVVTHAGWRRRGLGHAVLGAALDQARREGCYKVMLATGSQNPGTLRFYATAGFTGGGKTFFEWRDLPPRAATA, via the coding sequence GTGAGCGAGGCGGTGGCCATCCGCCCGGCCGTGGCGGAGGATCTGCCCGGCATGCTGGCCCTCTACCGCCATCTGGCGCCGGAGGACCCGGCCGTGGCGCCGGCGGAGGCCACCGCGACCTGGGCGGCGCTGCTGCGCCGCGCCAGCGTCTTCCTGGCCGAGGCGGAGGGCCAGCCCGTCGCCTCCTGCACCCTGGTCGTGGTGCCGAGCATCATGCGCGGCCTGCGCCCCTACGCCCTGATCGAGAATGTGGTCACGCATGCCGGATGGCGCCGCCGCGGCCTGGGCCATGCCGTGCTGGGCGCGGCGTTGGACCAGGCGCGGCGCGAGGGCTGCTACAAGGTGATGCTCGCCACCGGCTCGCAGAATCCCGGCACGCTGCGCTTCTACGCGACGGCCGGCTTCACCGGCGGCGGCAAGACCTTCTTCGAGTGGCGCGACCTGCCGCCGCGCGCCGCCACCGCCTGA
- a CDS encoding PTS sugar transporter subunit IIA, translating into MIGLVLVSHGRLAEEFRLAMEHVVGPQAQVETVCIGPEDDMEGRKRDILGCVDRVDLGDGVVLLTDMFGGTPSNLATAVAQDSLEAGRAIEVIAGVNLPMLVKLARVRGAEPLAPAVEHAMRAGRHYIACATPARCPPPAELSQDNSRRLG; encoded by the coding sequence ATGATCGGCCTCGTGCTGGTCAGCCATGGTCGCCTGGCCGAGGAGTTCCGGCTGGCGATGGAGCATGTCGTCGGCCCCCAGGCGCAGGTCGAGACGGTCTGCATCGGGCCGGAGGACGACATGGAGGGGCGCAAGCGCGACATCCTCGGCTGCGTCGACCGCGTCGACCTGGGCGATGGCGTGGTGCTGCTGACCGACATGTTCGGCGGCACGCCCTCCAACCTGGCCACCGCGGTGGCGCAGGACAGCCTGGAGGCCGGCCGGGCGATCGAGGTGATCGCCGGCGTCAACCTGCCGATGCTGGTGAAGCTGGCGCGCGTGCGCGGCGCCGAGCCGCTGGCGCCGGCGGTGGAGCATGCGATGCGCGCCGGGCGTCACTATATAGCCTGTGCCACGCCGGCGCGCTGCCCGCCGCCGGCGGAGCTCAGCCAGGACAATTCCCGCCGCCTGGGCTGA
- the rapZ gene encoding RNase adapter RapZ: MSPPRPVVLVTGLSGAGKASILRMLEDLGFESIDNPPLSVLAEVVREGGHVPLAIGVDARTRGFDAAALLQRLERLRAEPSVAPELLFVTAEETVLLRRFSETRRRHPLAPGGSLGGSVADGIAREAALLEGLREAADAVIDTTELPLPELRRLVERRYRGSGGPEGMAVAVLSFGFPRGLPREADLVFDLRFLRNPHYDPALRPLTGRDAKVASFIAADPEFGPFWQRMTALLDPLLPRYAAEGKKYLTVALGCTGGKHRSVLVAERLAAHLAAQGWQVDLRHRELALPEGSGGMAGRGARNGVAAPFHQPGREAPSSCTL; this comes from the coding sequence GTGAGCCCGCCGCGCCCCGTGGTGCTGGTGACCGGCCTGTCCGGCGCCGGCAAGGCCTCGATCCTGCGCATGCTGGAGGATCTGGGCTTCGAGAGCATCGACAACCCGCCGCTCTCGGTGCTGGCGGAGGTGGTGCGCGAGGGCGGCCACGTGCCGCTGGCGATCGGCGTCGATGCCCGCACCCGCGGCTTCGACGCGGCCGCGCTGCTGCAGCGGCTGGAGCGGCTGCGCGCCGAGCCCTCGGTCGCGCCCGAGCTGCTGTTCGTCACCGCCGAGGAGACGGTGCTGCTGCGCCGCTTCTCCGAGACGCGGCGGCGCCACCCGCTGGCGCCGGGCGGCTCGCTGGGCGGCTCGGTGGCGGACGGCATCGCGCGCGAGGCGGCGCTGCTGGAAGGGCTGCGCGAGGCGGCGGATGCGGTGATCGACACCACCGAGCTGCCCCTGCCCGAGCTGCGCCGGCTGGTCGAGCGGCGCTACCGCGGCAGCGGCGGGCCCGAGGGCATGGCGGTGGCCGTGCTGTCCTTCGGCTTCCCGCGCGGCCTGCCGCGCGAGGCGGATCTGGTGTTCGACCTGCGCTTCCTGCGCAACCCGCATTACGACCCGGCGCTGCGGCCGCTGACCGGGCGCGACGCGAAGGTGGCGAGCTTCATCGCGGCCGATCCGGAATTCGGCCCATTCTGGCAACGCATGACGGCGCTGCTGGACCCGCTGTTGCCCCGCTACGCGGCGGAGGGCAAGAAATACCTCACCGTCGCGCTCGGCTGCACGGGCGGCAAGCACCGCTCCGTGCTGGTGGCCGAGCGACTGGCGGCGCACCTGGCCGCACAGGGCTGGCAGGTCGATCTCCGCCACCGCGAACTGGCGCTCCCCGAGGGATCGGGCGGCATGGCCGGGCGCGGGGCGCGCAACGGCGTTGCGGCGCCGTTCCATCAACCGGGTCGGGAGGCCCCTTCTTCTTGTACACTCTGA
- a CDS encoding class I SAM-dependent methyltransferase produces the protein MTATTTLAQDLCQRLYGEDPYAGYQAELPPDLQGWNSTHPTLARLVQEGRPRIIMDVGVWKGASVEFFCRSLDKVGGEGAVIAIDTFLGSPEHWNRERPDRIFESLRLRHGLPGLYWQFLSNMVHRGLQGRVVPLAQTSENAAVILRRLNIKADLIHIDAAHEYEPVLRDARLFWGLLNKGGVLVGDDFPWPGVAKAAQDFAAEIGQELVVESPKWILRKPR, from the coding sequence ATGACGGCCACCACCACCCTCGCCCAGGACCTCTGCCAGCGCCTCTATGGCGAGGACCCTTACGCCGGCTACCAGGCCGAGCTGCCGCCGGATCTGCAGGGCTGGAACAGCACCCACCCCACCCTGGCGCGGCTGGTGCAGGAGGGGCGGCCGAGGATCATCATGGATGTCGGCGTCTGGAAGGGCGCCTCGGTCGAGTTCTTCTGCCGCAGCCTGGACAAGGTGGGCGGAGAGGGCGCGGTGATCGCCATCGACACCTTCCTGGGCAGCCCGGAGCATTGGAACCGCGAGCGGCCGGACCGCATCTTCGAGTCGCTGCGGCTGCGGCACGGCCTGCCCGGCCTGTACTGGCAGTTCCTCAGCAACATGGTGCATCGCGGGCTGCAGGGGCGTGTCGTGCCGCTGGCGCAGACCAGCGAGAACGCCGCCGTCATCCTGCGCCGGCTGAACATCAAGGCCGACCTGATCCATATCGACGCGGCGCATGAATACGAGCCGGTGCTGCGCGACGCCCGGCTGTTCTGGGGGCTGCTGAACAAGGGCGGCGTGCTGGTGGGCGACGACTTCCCCTGGCCGGGGGTCGCCAAGGCCGCGCAGGACTTCGCCGCCGAGATCGGCCAGGAGCTGGTGGTGGAGAGCCCCAAATGGATCCTTCGTAAACCCCGCTGA
- a CDS encoding threonine/serine dehydratase — protein MSEETVTTQASPGATAGAAPDAAAIRAAARRIAPWIRRTPLLQLSAAELGLACDVTLKLELLQASGSFKPRGAFNRLLSNTLPGAGVIAASGGNHGAAVAYAARALGVPAEIYVPEITGPAKLARIRAYGATLVQTGASYDEARQASEARAAETGALLVHAYDQAEVLAGQGTLGLELEEQAPELTHILLATGGGGLIGGVAAWYGERAEIVSVEPEACPTLYTALREGRPVPVPVGGLAADSLGARQVGALMFGVARERIGSALLVPDEAIRAAQLLLWERCRLVAEPGGATALAALLCGAFHPPQGARIGVVVCGANTDPGSVA, from the coding sequence ATGAGCGAAGAAACCGTCACCACCCAGGCGTCGCCCGGGGCCACCGCCGGTGCGGCGCCCGATGCGGCGGCCATCCGCGCCGCCGCCCGGCGCATCGCCCCCTGGATCCGCCGCACGCCGCTGCTGCAGCTCTCCGCCGCCGAGCTGGGCCTGGCCTGCGACGTCACGCTGAAGCTCGAGCTGCTGCAGGCCTCCGGCTCCTTCAAGCCGCGCGGCGCCTTCAACCGGCTGCTCTCCAACACCCTGCCGGGTGCGGGTGTCATCGCCGCCTCGGGCGGCAATCACGGCGCGGCCGTGGCCTATGCCGCGCGGGCGCTGGGCGTGCCGGCCGAGATCTATGTCCCCGAGATCACCGGCCCGGCCAAGCTGGCCCGCATCCGCGCCTATGGCGCCACGCTGGTGCAGACCGGCGCCAGCTATGACGAGGCGCGCCAGGCCAGCGAGGCCCGCGCCGCCGAGACCGGCGCCCTGCTGGTGCATGCCTATGACCAGGCCGAGGTGCTGGCCGGCCAGGGCACGCTGGGCCTCGAACTGGAGGAGCAGGCGCCGGAGCTGACGCATATCCTGCTGGCCACCGGCGGCGGCGGGCTGATCGGCGGCGTCGCCGCCTGGTATGGCGAGCGCGCCGAGATCGTCAGCGTCGAGCCCGAGGCCTGCCCCACCCTCTACACCGCGCTGCGCGAGGGCCGCCCCGTGCCGGTGCCGGTGGGCGGCCTGGCCGCCGACAGCCTGGGCGCCCGCCAGGTCGGCGCGCTGATGTTTGGCGTGGCGCGGGAGCGCATCGGCAGCGCCCTGCTGGTGCCGGACGAGGCGATCCGCGCCGCCCAGCTGCTGCTGTGGGAACGCTGCCGGCTGGTCGCCGAGCCGGGCGGCGCCACCGCGCTGGCCGCCCTGCTCTGCGGCGCCTTCCACCCGCCGCAGGGGGCGCGGATCGGCGTCGTGGTCTGCGGCGCGAACACGGATCCGGGAAGCGTGGCCTGA
- the ptsP gene encoding phosphoenolpyruvate--protein phosphotransferase translates to MKTETNARDDETEARGGKAPRAAAPEQEAPEVAEAPARPKPARAKAKPAEPEAPHAGKPAKAARAEPEAEAEPVRPAKAKPDKHAAEKHTPEEEAEPGAAEPPRRTARRLREVTIRGLAISPGVAIGAVFDTSEEPTVAPRRSVDAAQVEVERQRLGNAVTASRKQVAKLKARLSVLPEEAQDELEPLLDAYALMLGESRLLRGARRRIAEELLSAETAVQDEAEAIASVILSAKDDDKAGLKRRAGEVREIARRLTRNLTATPFRSLKEVPVGAILVAEELTPADAALLDPARIAGVATEEGGSDGHTAIMLRALGIPSVLGCTGLTGAARRGDEAVLDGSTGSIVLRPGPAALEAGREALAAYAKEKARLGKLRRLPSVTLDGEEVDLQANLEIPAELPLIAQAGAQGIGLLRTEFLFMNREDLPDEDAQFAAYSQIVGPLAGDHVTIRVLDWGGEKDIEALAEGIEPYHSGPNPALGLRGIRMLLKRPELLEAQFAAILRVAVQGPVRILLPMVTVPSEVAQAREIYERVARRLRRKGVPLPDKLPPLGAMIETPGAALAADAIALEADFFAIGTNDLAMYTLAVDRAEAEVAHLYDPLHPAVLRLMQFATEAALRLRMPVSVCGEMAGNPRLVPLLLGLGLRSLSMNASAIPRVKQMVRTLKIDDCARFARRVMEQSDPKRIQELVMAFDPAAPRAD, encoded by the coding sequence ATGAAGACTGAGACGAACGCGCGCGACGACGAGACCGAGGCCCGGGGAGGCAAGGCGCCGCGCGCCGCCGCCCCGGAGCAGGAGGCGCCCGAGGTGGCGGAGGCCCCCGCGCGGCCGAAGCCGGCCCGCGCCAAGGCCAAACCGGCCGAGCCCGAGGCGCCGCACGCCGGCAAGCCGGCCAAGGCCGCCCGCGCCGAGCCGGAGGCCGAGGCGGAGCCGGTGCGTCCGGCCAAGGCGAAGCCGGACAAGCACGCCGCCGAGAAGCACACCCCCGAGGAGGAGGCCGAGCCGGGCGCCGCCGAGCCGCCGCGCCGCACCGCCCGCCGCCTGCGCGAGGTGACGATCCGCGGCCTGGCGATCAGCCCGGGTGTCGCCATCGGCGCGGTGTTCGACACCTCGGAGGAGCCGACCGTCGCGCCGCGCCGCAGCGTCGATGCGGCGCAGGTGGAGGTGGAGCGGCAGCGCCTGGGCAATGCCGTCACCGCCAGCCGCAAGCAGGTGGCCAAGCTGAAGGCGCGGCTCTCCGTCCTGCCCGAGGAGGCGCAGGACGAGCTGGAGCCGCTGCTCGACGCCTATGCGCTGATGCTGGGGGAAAGCCGGCTGCTGCGCGGCGCCCGCCGCCGCATCGCCGAGGAGCTGCTCTCGGCCGAGACCGCCGTGCAGGACGAGGCCGAGGCGATCGCGTCCGTGATCCTCTCCGCCAAGGATGACGACAAGGCCGGGCTGAAGCGCCGCGCCGGCGAGGTGCGCGAGATCGCCCGCCGCCTGACCCGCAACCTGACCGCGACGCCCTTCCGCAGCCTGAAGGAGGTGCCGGTCGGCGCCATCCTGGTGGCCGAGGAGCTGACGCCGGCCGATGCCGCGCTGCTCGACCCCGCGCGCATCGCCGGTGTCGCCACCGAGGAGGGCGGTTCGGACGGGCACACCGCCATCATGCTGCGGGCGCTCGGCATCCCCTCGGTGCTGGGCTGCACCGGGCTGACCGGCGCCGCCCGCCGTGGCGACGAGGCGGTGCTGGATGGCAGCACCGGCAGCATCGTGCTGCGCCCCGGCCCCGCCGCGCTGGAGGCCGGGCGCGAGGCGCTGGCCGCCTATGCCAAGGAGAAGGCGCGGCTGGGCAAGCTGCGCCGCCTGCCCTCGGTGACGCTGGACGGGGAGGAGGTGGACCTCCAGGCCAATCTGGAGATCCCGGCCGAGCTGCCGCTGATCGCCCAGGCCGGCGCCCAGGGCATCGGCCTGCTGCGCACCGAATTCCTGTTCATGAACCGCGAGGACCTCCCCGACGAGGACGCGCAGTTCGCCGCCTACAGCCAGATCGTCGGGCCCCTGGCCGGCGACCATGTCACCATCCGCGTGCTCGACTGGGGCGGGGAGAAGGACATCGAGGCCCTGGCCGAGGGGATCGAGCCCTATCATTCCGGGCCGAACCCGGCGCTCGGCCTGCGCGGCATCCGCATGCTGCTGAAGCGGCCCGAGCTGCTGGAGGCGCAGTTCGCCGCCATCCTGCGGGTGGCGGTGCAGGGGCCGGTGCGCATCCTGCTGCCGATGGTCACCGTGCCCTCCGAGGTGGCGCAGGCGCGCGAGATCTATGAGCGGGTCGCCCGCCGGCTGCGCCGCAAGGGTGTGCCGCTGCCGGACAAGCTGCCGCCGCTCGGCGCCATGATCGAGACGCCGGGTGCCGCGCTGGCGGCGGATGCCATCGCGCTGGAGGCGGATTTCTTCGCCATCGGCACCAATGACCTGGCCATGTACACGCTGGCGGTGGACCGGGCGGAGGCGGAGGTCGCGCATCTCTACGACCCGCTGCACCCGGCGGTGCTGCGGCTGATGCAATTCGCGACCGAGGCGGCGCTGCGGCTGCGCATGCCCGTTTCCGTCTGCGGCGAGATGGCCGGCAATCCGCGGCTGGTGCCGCTGCTGCTGGGGCTCGGGCTGCGCTCGCTGTCGATGAATGCCAGCGCCATCCCGCGGGTGAAGCAGATGGTGCGCACGCTGAAGATCGACGACTGCGCGCGCTTCGCCCGCCGGGTGATGGAGCAGAGCGACCCGAAGCGCATCCAGGAGCTGGTGATGGCCTTCGATCCGGCGGCGCCGCGCGCGGATTAG
- the ahcY gene encoding adenosylhomocysteinase produces the protein MPLKNGFSDYKVKDISLAEWGRKEIAMAEDEMPGLMALRAEYGPSQPLKGARIAGSLHMTIQTAVLIETLTALGAEVRWSSCNIFSTQDHAAAAIAAAGIPVFAWKGLTEEEFWWCIDQTVRGPDGWEINMILDDGGDLTTVVHERFPELLPGIRGLSEETTTGVHRLWDMVKKGTLKVPAINVNDSVTKSKFDNLYGCRESLVDAIRRGTDVMMAGKVAVVAGFGDVGKGSAASLRNAGCRVLVTEADPICALQAAMEGYEVVTMEEGAPQGDIFVTATGNIDVITLDHMRAMKHRAIVCNIGHFDSEIQIGALRNYTWDNVKPQVDEVIFPDGKRLIVLSEGRLVNLGNATGHPSFVMSASFSNQVLAQIELWTNHKAYENKVYTLPKKLDEKVAALHLAKVGAKLTKLSPAQAEYIGVPVSGPFKHEEYRY, from the coding sequence ATGCCCCTGAAGAACGGTTTCAGCGACTACAAGGTGAAGGACATCTCCCTGGCCGAATGGGGCCGCAAGGAGATCGCCATGGCCGAGGACGAGATGCCCGGCCTGATGGCGCTGCGCGCCGAATACGGCCCCTCCCAGCCGCTGAAGGGCGCCCGCATCGCCGGCTCCCTCCACATGACGATCCAGACCGCCGTGCTGATCGAGACGCTGACCGCGCTCGGCGCCGAGGTCCGCTGGTCCTCCTGCAATATTTTTTCCACGCAGGACCACGCAGCTGCGGCCATTGCGGCGGCTGGCATTCCCGTCTTCGCCTGGAAGGGGCTGACGGAAGAAGAATTCTGGTGGTGCATCGACCAGACCGTCCGCGGCCCGGATGGCTGGGAGATCAACATGATCCTGGACGATGGCGGCGACCTGACCACCGTCGTGCATGAGCGCTTCCCCGAGCTGCTGCCGGGCATCCGCGGCCTGTCCGAGGAGACCACCACCGGCGTGCACCGCCTGTGGGACATGGTGAAGAAGGGCACGCTGAAGGTTCCGGCCATCAACGTGAATGACAGCGTCACCAAGTCGAAGTTCGACAACCTCTATGGCTGCCGCGAGAGCCTGGTGGACGCCATCCGCCGCGGCACCGACGTGATGATGGCCGGCAAGGTGGCCGTCGTCGCCGGCTTCGGCGATGTCGGCAAGGGCTCGGCCGCCTCGCTGCGCAATGCCGGCTGCCGCGTGCTGGTGACCGAGGCCGACCCGATCTGCGCCCTGCAGGCCGCCATGGAAGGCTATGAGGTCGTGACGATGGAAGAGGGTGCGCCGCAGGGCGACATCTTCGTCACCGCCACCGGCAATATCGACGTGATCACGCTGGACCATATGCGCGCGATGAAGCACCGCGCCATCGTCTGCAACATCGGTCACTTCGACAGCGAGATCCAGATCGGCGCCCTGCGCAACTACACCTGGGACAACGTCAAGCCGCAGGTGGACGAGGTCATCTTCCCCGATGGCAAGCGCCTGATCGTGCTGTCCGAGGGCCGCCTGGTGAATCTCGGCAACGCCACCGGCCACCCGTCCTTCGTGATGTCGGCCAGCTTCTCCAACCAGGTGCTGGCCCAGATCGAGCTCTGGACCAACCACAAGGCCTACGAGAACAAGGTCTACACCCTGCCCAAGAAGCTGGACGAGAAGGTCGCCGCCCTGCACCTGGCCAAGGTCGGCGCCAAGCTGACCAAGCTCTCCCCGGCCCAGGCGGAGTATATCGGCGTGCCGGTCTCCGGCCCGTTCAAGCACGAAGAATACCGCTACTGA
- a CDS encoding TRAP transporter substrate-binding protein has product MNRRALLGAAAAAAPAALAAPALAQSAPELRWRLTSSFPRNLDILFGAPELIARRVAAMTDNKFQIRVFPAGEIVGGLQALDAVQAGTVECAHTASYYYTGKDPSFAFFTAMPFGLNTRMFNAWYRHGGGAALAADLFGSYNIIPFTAGDTGAQMGGWFRKEVRTLADVQGLKFRIAGFAGQVFAKLGAVPTQVAAADIYPSLERGTLDAVEFVGPYDDEKLGFSRVAPNYYFPGFWEPGARLHLMVNKAAFEALPAPYKAALEAACTEADQDMTARYDAANPQALRRLIAAGTQLRPWSREILSAAWKATHELYDETSAKNERFKTIWDSYRRFRDDEYAWFRVAENSFDNFAFTAGQTVR; this is encoded by the coding sequence ATGAATCGCCGCGCCCTGCTTGGCGCCGCTGCTGCTGCCGCCCCGGCGGCGCTCGCTGCTCCTGCCCTTGCCCAGTCCGCGCCCGAGCTGCGCTGGCGCCTGACCAGCTCCTTTCCGCGCAACCTCGACATCCTGTTCGGCGCGCCGGAGCTGATCGCCCGCCGCGTCGCGGCGATGACCGACAACAAGTTCCAGATCCGCGTCTTCCCCGCCGGCGAGATCGTCGGCGGCCTGCAGGCGCTGGACGCCGTCCAGGCCGGCACGGTGGAATGCGCCCACACCGCCTCCTACTACTACACCGGCAAGGATCCCTCCTTCGCCTTCTTCACCGCCATGCCCTTCGGCCTGAACACCCGCATGTTCAACGCCTGGTACCGCCATGGCGGCGGCGCCGCGCTGGCCGCGGACCTGTTCGGCAGCTACAACATCATCCCCTTCACCGCCGGCGACACCGGCGCGCAGATGGGCGGCTGGTTCCGCAAGGAAGTCCGCACCCTGGCCGATGTGCAGGGGCTGAAATTCCGCATCGCCGGCTTCGCCGGCCAGGTCTTCGCCAAGCTCGGCGCCGTGCCGACCCAGGTGGCCGCGGCCGACATCTACCCCTCGCTCGAGCGCGGCACGCTGGACGCGGTGGAATTCGTCGGCCCCTATGACGATGAGAAGCTCGGCTTCTCCCGCGTCGCGCCGAACTACTACTTCCCGGGCTTCTGGGAGCCGGGCGCGCGCCTGCACCTGATGGTCAACAAGGCCGCCTTCGAGGCGCTGCCCGCGCCCTACAAGGCCGCGCTGGAAGCCGCCTGCACCGAGGCCGACCAGGACATGACGGCGCGCTACGACGCCGCCAACCCGCAGGCCCTGCGCCGGCTGATCGCCGCCGGCACCCAGCTCCGCCCCTGGTCGCGCGAGATCCTCTCCGCCGCCTGGAAGGCGACGCATGAGCTCTATGACGAGACCAGCGCGAAGAACGAGCGCTTCAAGACGATCTGGGACTCCTATCGCCGCTTCCGCGACGATGAATACGCCTGGTTCCGCGTCGCCGAGAATTCCTTCGACAATTTCGCCTTCACCGCCGGCCAGACCGTGCGCTGA
- a CDS encoding HPr kinase/phosphorylase, translating to MILHGSCAASRGAGVLFLGAPGAGKSDLVLRLLHQGWRLVADDQVMLAEEAGALRATAPEALSGMLEVRGLGLFEGLPHGPAPLRLVVELAPRDAVPRLPLPRRHSLLGHALPCLALHGFDASAPAKLDFALAGLGLGGLSLAGLAPGAALAQRAGAFAA from the coding sequence ATGATCCTGCATGGGAGCTGCGCGGCATCGCGGGGCGCGGGTGTGCTGTTCCTGGGTGCGCCCGGGGCCGGCAAGTCCGACCTCGTCCTGCGCCTGCTGCACCAGGGCTGGCGGCTGGTGGCCGACGACCAGGTGATGCTGGCGGAGGAGGCCGGCGCGCTGCGCGCCACGGCGCCCGAGGCGCTGTCCGGCATGCTGGAGGTGCGCGGCCTCGGCCTGTTCGAGGGGCTGCCGCATGGCCCGGCGCCGCTGCGCCTGGTGGTGGAGCTGGCGCCGCGCGACGCGGTGCCCCGCCTGCCGCTGCCGCGCCGCCACAGCCTGCTGGGCCATGCCCTGCCCTGCCTCGCCCTGCACGGCTTCGACGCCTCCGCCCCCGCCAAGCTGGATTTCGCCCTGGCCGGGCTCGGCCTGGGCGGGCTGTCGCTGGCCGGGCTGGCGCCGGGGGCCGCGCTGGCGCAGCGCGCCGGGGCCTTCGCGGCGTGA